The sequence below is a genomic window from Candidatus Cybelea sp..
TTCGTCGTCGTGGTAGTTTGGGAAAAGTACGATGGGACGATTGCCAACGTCCAAGAGGAAGTCGATGCCGCCGGCGACCTGTATCACGTCGTGGACGGATTTCCGGATACGCTCCGCACGCGGATTAGGACCGATCTGACGAAGTACGCGCAGACCGTGATTGCGATCGAGTGGCCCGCGATGGGGCGCAACCAAGTCGTCCCCGATACGGGCTCGAAGCTGATCGAGGATGCGGCATATGCCGTAAATACGTACTCGCCGCGCGACCAGCGCGGGTATAATGCTCAGCAAGCCTCGATCGGCAACGAACAGCGTCTCTTCGATGCCAGGCGCCAGCGCTTAGTACGCGCAGAGCCGGCGGTCCCAGGCATATTGTGGTTCGCGCTGGTCGCGGGGGCGCTCGCGATGGTCTCTTTCTGCTATATATTCGGCGTCGAGAACCGGCCCGCTCAGCTCTTGATGACCGCAATCCTCGTCGGCCTCATCGCGATACTTTTCGTCGTCGTCGCCGAGTTCGCCGGACCCTTCTCAGGCTCGGTCATGGTCTCGTCGGAGGGCTGGAGCTTCCTCGCGGAACGCCTGCCTTACATCCAATAAAAAAAAAGGAGCTCACCATGATACGCTCACCGCTTAGTCTCCTCGTCCTTTTAGCGGGCACCATTGCCGCCGCTCACACACCTCCCGGCTCCGCGCCTGTCGGCCAGCCGGGCAACGGCCCGGTCGCGCCGCCGCCACCGCCGCCGCCCATGAGCCAACCCGCGAGCGCGGCGCCGACCCCGACGCCCAATCCAGCAATGATCGCCCAGGCAAAGTCGATCTTCACCCAGTTGCAAGGCGGAACGGTCGACCGCTCGCTGCTCGAACCCACGATGAGTTCGGCGCTGACCGATGACAAGCTGTCCGCGCTCAAGGGCAGCATCGGAAGTCTCGGTGCGCCCGTTACGTTCGACCAGCAGAACGCCGGGCTGCAGGGCGACCTGACGTATGCCGTGTACTTGCTGACCTTCAAAGACGGCACGAAACTGCAGCTGCTCGACGTCGTCGACAAGCAGGGAAAGATCGCCGGCCTAAAGCTCACGCCGCCGTAAATAGGAAACCGCTTCACGATATGCGACGCATCGATCTCGTGCTGTTCGACCTCGACGATACGCTGCACGACGATACGTTTGCCTATCAAAGCGCCGCCGAGGAGGTAGCCCGCGAGGTTGCGGCCGAGCACGGCGTCGACGCGCTCGCGCTCAAGGCGGCGTACGTCGCCGAGGCAGAGGGATTTTGGCAGCGCCTCTCGCCGGCGGATCTGAAGGTCAAGCTCTCGCGCGTTCGCGCGAGCATGTGGCAGAATGCCCTCGAAAGCGTCGGCGTCGCGAGCCCCGAGGTCGCCGAACAAAGCGCCGAGCGGTACAACGCCTATCGCTCGAAGTACTACACGCTCTTTCCGGGCGCCGTCGAACTCTTAAAAGCGCTGCGCGAGCGCGGCATGAAGCTCGGGATCGTGACCAACGGTCTCTCGGAGACTCATCGCGAGAAGATTGCGCTGCTTCGCATCAGCGAATTCTTCGACGCGATCTTCCTCGCCGACGAAGTCGGCATGATCAAGCCCGACCCGCTCCTGTTCGCCCACGCCTGCCGAACGCTCGGTGGGGCGCCGGCGCACTCGGCGATGGTCGGCGATCGCTACGACCGGGATATTCGCGGCGCCCTCGAGGCCGGGCTCTTTACCGTTTGGCTCAACGTGCGCGACGAGGAGCTTCCTGCGGGTGCGCGGCCGGCCGACGCAACCTGCAGTACGATCGGCGACGTTGGCCGCATACTTCTGCTCTCCGGCAGTGTCTGGTAGATAACGTGTCTTTAGACTCCATCGTCATTAAGGGCGCGCGGGAGCACAACCTCAAGAACGTCGACCTGGTGCTGCCGCGCAATCGTTTGATCGTGGTAACCGGGCTCTCGGGCTCTGGCAAATCCTCGCTTGCCTTCGATACCGTCTACGCCGAAGGGCAGCGACGCTACGTCGAGTCGCTCTCGTCGTACGCTCGGCAGTTTCTCGGCCAGATGGAGAAGCCCGACGTCGACTACATCGAGGGGCTCTCCCCGGCGATCTCGATCGACCAAAAATCGACGTCCCGCAATCCACGTTCGACGGTCGGAACGGTGACGGAGATCTACGACTATCTGCGCCTGCTCTACGCGCGTATCGGAACGCCGCACTGCTATCAGTGCGGGCGAGAGATCAGCACGCAGTCGAGCGAGCAGATCGTCGACTCGATCATGGAGCTGCCCGAAGGCACGCGGATGGTGCTGCTCGCGCCGATGGTGCGCGGGCGTAAGGGCGAGTACACGAAGCTTTTCGAGGAGATCGCGAAGGAGGGCTTCACGCGCGTACGCGTCGACGGCGATACCAAAGAGCTTTCGTCGAAGATCGTCCTCGACAAGAAGCGCAAACACACGATCGAGGTCGTCGTCGATCGGCTCGTCCGCAAGCCCGAGATTCGCAAGCGGCTCGCCGATTCGGTAGAAACGACGCTGAGGCTCTCCAACGGCATCGTCACGGTGCTCGCTTCGACAGGCTCGGGGCAGCCCGAGAGGGAGCTTACGTTTAGCGAAGCCTTCGCGTGCGTGTATTGCGGGCTCTCGTTCGAAGAGCTCGCGCCGCGCCTGTTCTCGTTCAACTCGCCGTACGGCGCGTGCGCGGCGTGCACCGGACTCGGCGAGAAGATCGAGATCGATCCGTGGAAAGTAATTCCCGACCGCAGCAAGTCGATCGCGGAAGGCGCGGTCGTGCCTTGGAGCCGCGCGCTCGGCGGCGGGCGATACCCTTCGATGAATCCGTACTACATGCAGCAGCTCGAGCGAGTTCTCAAGAGCCATCGCGTCAAGACGACGACCCCGATCGATCAGCTTTCCGACGAAATCCTCGACGTTATTCTGTATGGAACCGATCGCGAGCAGAACTTCGCGTACACCTCGCGCGGCGGAAAGACGTGGGAGTATCGCTCTTCATTCGAAGGCGTGGTCAACAATTTGCAGCGCCGGTACAGCGAAACGTCGAGCGACTACGTGAAGGAAGAGATCGAGAAGTTCATGTCGGCCTCGGTCTGCCCGGCCTGCAAGGGCGCGCGCCTCAAGCCCGAAGCGCTGGCGGTCACCCTGGGCGAACGCAACGTCGACGCGCTGACGCGGATGTCGATCGAGCAGCTCGAGCTGTTTTTTCGCGAGTTGGCGCTCAGCCCGCGGCAGGAGCAGATCGCGCATCAGATCGTCAAAGAGATTCGGGCGCGCTTGGGTTTTCTGACCAACGTCGGCTTGAACTATCTGACCCTCTCGCGCTCGGCTACGACGCTTGCCGGCGGAGAGTCGCAGCGCATCCGGCTGGCCACGCAGATCGGCAGCGCGCTCGTCGGCGTGCTCTATATTCTCGACGAGCCCTCGATCGGGCTCCATCAGCGCGACAACGACCGGCTTCTCGCGACGCTGCGGACGCTGCGCGACCTCGGCAATACGCTGATCGTGATCGAGCACGACGAAGACACGATGCGGATGGCGGACGTAGTCGTGGACATCGGGCCCGGCGCGGGCGCCGAGGGCGGCGAGATCCTCACCGCGGGATCGCTCGACGACGTCATTGCGAACCCCAAGTCGGAGACCGGAGCCTATCTCTCGGGCCGCAAATTCATTCCGATTCCGCGCCGCCGCCGCAAGGCGCGCGGCTGGCTCGAAGTTCGCAACGCCAAAGCGAATAATTTGCGCGGCGTCGACGTCGCCTTTCCGATCGGGGTCTTTGCGGCGGTGACGGGCGTGAGCGGCAGCGGCAAGTCGACGCTCGTGAATGAAGTGCTTGTACGCGCACTCAATCAGCACTTGCACCGGCAGCCGCCGGGCGGAACGTACGGCACGGTCAAAGGCGCGGGTCAGCTCGACAAGATGGTCGTGATCGATCAGTCGCCGATCGGGCGGACGCCGCGCAGTAATCCGGCCACCTACACCGGCACCTTCGATTACATTCGGCAGCTCTTCGCGCTCGTTCCCGAGGCGCGAATGCGCGGCTACACCCCGGGACGTTTCTCATTCAACGTCAAGGGCGGCCGCTGCGAGGCTTGCGAAGGCGACGGCATCATCAAGATCGAGATGCACTTTCTCCCCGACGTCTACGTGCCGTGCGAGGTCTGCAAAGGGCGGCGCTACAACGCGCAGACGCTAGAGGTCAAGTACAAGGGCAAAACGATCTCCGACGTACTCGAAATGCGAGTCGACGAGGCCAACGACTTCTTCGCGGCGATTCCGCGCATCCACAACAAGCTGCGGACGATCTGCGACGTGGGACTCGGCTACATCAAGATGGGCCAGCCGGCGACGACGCTCTCGGGCGGAGAGGCGCAGCGCGTAAAGCTCGCGACCGAGCTCTCACGGCGCTCCACCGGACGCACCTTCTACGTCCTCGACGAGCCGACGACCGGGCTGCACTTTGCCGACATTCACAAGCTGCTCGACGTCCTCGAGCGTTTGGTCGAGCTCGGCAACACGGTGCTCGTGATCGAGCACAACCTCGACGTGATCAAGACCGCCGACTACCTGATCGATCTCGGCCCGGAAGGCGGAGATCGCGGCGGTACGATCGTCGCGACCGGCACTCCCGAAGAGGTTGCGCAGAACGAAGCTTCCTTTACCGGAGAATACCTGGTCCCGGTACTGCGCGACCAGCGTGCCGTCGGGCACCATCAACTCGATGCGGCCGAGCTGGAGCGTCTCGAGCAAGAGAATCTCTTCACCCTTCGCGATCTCGCCGAAACCGGCCGGGTTGCCGTGGAAGCCTAGGCCGCTAGTGACCCGCTCCGCTGCTCGCGCGGCGGCTCGCGCCGACGCCCTGCGCTCGCAGATCGAGGAGGCGAACTACAACTACTACGCCCTGGACGACCCGCAGATTACCGACGCGGAGTTCGACGCGTTGCTGCGCGAGCTGGTCGAGCTCGAGCAGCAGCATCCCGAGCTGCAGACGCCGGACTCGCCCACGCAGCGCGTCGGAGCGGCCGCCTCGGCGCGGTTTGCACCGTACGAGCACGCGCGGCCGATGCTCAGTCTGGCCAACGCCGTCACCATCGACGAGCTGCGCGCGTTCGACGAACGAGCGCGCAAAATCGCCGGAACCGGCGTTGCGTATGTCTGCGAACTCAAAATCGACGGCCTCGCCGTGGCGCTGGACTACCGAGACGGCTCGTTCGTGCGCGGGGGAACCCGCGGCGACGGACGCACCGGCGAGGACGTCACCGCGAGCTTGCGCACGGTGAAGACGATTCCGCTGCGTTTACGCGCGGCCGCACGAGCGGTGCCGGCGTTCGTCGAAGCGCGGGGCGAAGTCTACCTGCGAAAGAGCGACTTCGAGCGGCTCAACGCGGATCGCGAGCGCCAGAGCCTGGCGGCGTTTGCGAATCCCCGCAACGCGGCTTCAGGCGGCATCCGGCAGCTCGACCCGGCGCTGACGGCCGCGCGGCGGCTCTCCTTCTTTGCCTATCAGCTCGCCGTCGAACAGGGCGGCGCGGCGGCCGTGCATACGCAGTGGGAGGCGCTGGAGCGGCTGCGTGCTCTGGGTTTCCCCGTCAACCCCAATGTCGCACTCGCGAAAACGCTCGAAGAGGTCGTTACCTACTGTCGCGATTGGGAAGAGCGGCGCGACAGCCTCGACTATGAGATCGACGGCGTCGTCATCAAAGTTGACGAGTTTGTGCTCCAGGAGCGTTTGGGCGTCGTCGCGCGCGATCCGCGCTGGGCGATCGCCTTCAAATTCAAGCCCCGCGAAGGTCGCACGCGACTGTTGGACGTTGCGGTTACGGTAGGGCGGACCGGAACGCTCAATCCGAGCGCGGTCCTGGCACCCGTGCAGATCGGGGGCGTCACGGTGAAGAGCGCAACGCTGCACAACATCGAGTACATCAAAAGTAACGACATTCGGATCGGAGATACGGTGCTGGTGACGCGCGCCGGCGACGTCATTCCTCGCGTCGTTGGGCCGGTGCTCTCCGAGCGAACGGGGCGCGAACGCCGATTCAAAATGCCGGACCGGTGTCCGATCTGCGGCGCCGACGTCGACCATCCTGAAGACGAGGCGATGTCGCGATGTACGAACGCCGCCTGTCCGGCGCAGGTTTACGAGCGTTTGCGCCATTTTGCATCGCGCGGCGCGATGGATATTGAGGGCATCGGCGACGTCCTGGCGCAGCAGTTGACCGAGCTCAAGCTGGTGCGCAACATCGCCGATACCTATAACCTGAACGAAACTTCTCTCGCTTGCGTTCCTCGACTCGGGCGCAAGAGCATCGAAAATTTGTTGCGTAACGTCAACTCCTCGAAGCGGCGCGGCTTGGCGCGGCTGCTCTACGGCCTCGGCATCCGTTTCGTCGGCACGCAGACGGCGCAGATTCTCGCTTCCGACTTTGGTACGATCGATCGGATCGCCGAATCGAGTGAAGACGAACTGCAGCGCAGCGAAGGCATCGGCCCGGAGGTGGCGCGCAGCGTCGCGCTCTTCTTCAAGCAGGCGCCGAATCTCGAAATGATCGAACGGCTGCGCGCGGCTGGGGTCGTTATGGATGCGCCGAAGCGCGTTCGCGCCGACGGGACGCTGCGCGGCAAAACGCTCGTGCTGACCGGGACGCTGCCGACGCTGACCCGGGAGGAGGCGACGGAGCTCATCGCCGGTGCCGGCGGCAAAGTCAGCGGCTCCGTCAGCAAGAAGACCGACTACGTGGTCGCGGGCAGCGAAGCGGGAAGCAAGCTGAGCAAGGCAGAGCAGCTGGGAATCGCGATTCTCGATGAAGCCGGCCTGCGAAAGCTGTTGAAAAAATGACGCGCACGACGCGCACCGGCGTTGCCGTGCGCGTTCTCCCGTCCGACGTACTAACCCCGATCGGCGCCTATCGCGCACTGGCGAACCCGCTGGCGTCATGCCTGCTCGAAAGCGTCGAGAGCGGAGGGCGCATCTCGCGCTACTCCTTTATCGGAATCGACTACTGCGACGCCGCCGAGTTCGCCGCGGATGCGCAGCTCTACCCGCGCGTCCGCGAGTTCTTCGCCGAACACCGGATCGAGTCGGAGCGCGGCGCGCTCGGCGGAGCGCTCCTGGCCTTCTCGTACGAGGCCGCCCGTCCCGACGCGCGGCTGCCCGCGAGAACGCCTTCCGACCCGGTGATGCCGGCAGCATTCGTCGCAATTCCCGCGA
It includes:
- a CDS encoding HAD family hydrolase translates to MRRIDLVLFDLDDTLHDDTFAYQSAAEEVAREVAAEHGVDALALKAAYVAEAEGFWQRLSPADLKVKLSRVRASMWQNALESVGVASPEVAEQSAERYNAYRSKYYTLFPGAVELLKALRERGMKLGIVTNGLSETHREKIALLRISEFFDAIFLADEVGMIKPDPLLFAHACRTLGGAPAHSAMVGDRYDRDIRGALEAGLFTVWLNVRDEELPAGARPADATCSTIGDVGRILLLSGSVW
- the ligA gene encoding NAD-dependent DNA ligase LigA, coding for MTRSAARAAARADALRSQIEEANYNYYALDDPQITDAEFDALLRELVELEQQHPELQTPDSPTQRVGAAASARFAPYEHARPMLSLANAVTIDELRAFDERARKIAGTGVAYVCELKIDGLAVALDYRDGSFVRGGTRGDGRTGEDVTASLRTVKTIPLRLRAAARAVPAFVEARGEVYLRKSDFERLNADRERQSLAAFANPRNAASGGIRQLDPALTAARRLSFFAYQLAVEQGGAAAVHTQWEALERLRALGFPVNPNVALAKTLEEVVTYCRDWEERRDSLDYEIDGVVIKVDEFVLQERLGVVARDPRWAIAFKFKPREGRTRLLDVAVTVGRTGTLNPSAVLAPVQIGGVTVKSATLHNIEYIKSNDIRIGDTVLVTRAGDVIPRVVGPVLSERTGRERRFKMPDRCPICGADVDHPEDEAMSRCTNAACPAQVYERLRHFASRGAMDIEGIGDVLAQQLTELKLVRNIADTYNLNETSLACVPRLGRKSIENLLRNVNSSKRRGLARLLYGLGIRFVGTQTAQILASDFGTIDRIAESSEDELQRSEGIGPEVARSVALFFKQAPNLEMIERLRAAGVVMDAPKRVRADGTLRGKTLVLTGTLPTLTREEATELIAGAGGKVSGSVSKKTDYVVAGSEAGSKLSKAEQLGIAILDEAGLRKLLKK
- the uvrA gene encoding excinuclease ABC subunit UvrA, which gives rise to MSLDSIVIKGAREHNLKNVDLVLPRNRLIVVTGLSGSGKSSLAFDTVYAEGQRRYVESLSSYARQFLGQMEKPDVDYIEGLSPAISIDQKSTSRNPRSTVGTVTEIYDYLRLLYARIGTPHCYQCGREISTQSSEQIVDSIMELPEGTRMVLLAPMVRGRKGEYTKLFEEIAKEGFTRVRVDGDTKELSSKIVLDKKRKHTIEVVVDRLVRKPEIRKRLADSVETTLRLSNGIVTVLASTGSGQPERELTFSEAFACVYCGLSFEELAPRLFSFNSPYGACAACTGLGEKIEIDPWKVIPDRSKSIAEGAVVPWSRALGGGRYPSMNPYYMQQLERVLKSHRVKTTTPIDQLSDEILDVILYGTDREQNFAYTSRGGKTWEYRSSFEGVVNNLQRRYSETSSDYVKEEIEKFMSASVCPACKGARLKPEALAVTLGERNVDALTRMSIEQLELFFRELALSPRQEQIAHQIVKEIRARLGFLTNVGLNYLTLSRSATTLAGGESQRIRLATQIGSALVGVLYILDEPSIGLHQRDNDRLLATLRTLRDLGNTLIVIEHDEDTMRMADVVVDIGPGAGAEGGEILTAGSLDDVIANPKSETGAYLSGRKFIPIPRRRRKARGWLEVRNAKANNLRGVDVAFPIGVFAAVTGVSGSGKSTLVNEVLVRALNQHLHRQPPGGTYGTVKGAGQLDKMVVIDQSPIGRTPRSNPATYTGTFDYIRQLFALVPEARMRGYTPGRFSFNVKGGRCEACEGDGIIKIEMHFLPDVYVPCEVCKGRRYNAQTLEVKYKGKTISDVLEMRVDEANDFFAAIPRIHNKLRTICDVGLGYIKMGQPATTLSGGEAQRVKLATELSRRSTGRTFYVLDEPTTGLHFADIHKLLDVLERLVELGNTVLVIEHNLDVIKTADYLIDLGPEGGDRGGTIVATGTPEEVAQNEASFTGEYLVPVLRDQRAVGHHQLDAAELERLEQENLFTLRDLAETGRVAVEA